One Amycolatopsis thermophila DNA segment encodes these proteins:
- the tyrS gene encoding tyrosine--tRNA ligase, with the protein MSEHILDELSWRGLIAQSTDLDALRKDLDAGPLTLYGGFDPTAESLHAGHLVQLLTLARFQRAGHRPIVLGGGATGQIGDPRDVGERTMVSREVTAARLEKIRVQLEKFVTFDDSPTGAVIENNLNWFKDFSALDFLRDVGKHFSVNVMLARETVKRRLATDGISYTEFSYLLLQSYDYLQLHRQYGTKLQIGGSDQWGNIVGGVDYIRKVDGAAVHALTTPLVTDSEGRKFGKSTGGGNLWLDPEMTSPYAWFQYFVNVADAEVVPYLRMLTFVPREEIDEIAQLTQEKPHLRAGQRRLAEELTTLVHGEEQTRQVINASQALFGRGELTELDARTLESVMGEVPTGEVRLADDPTIVDLLVATGLVDSKGAARRTVKEGGAYVNNAKIADEEWRPERTDALHGTWLVVRRGKRNTAGVRLLA; encoded by the coding sequence GTGAGCGAACACATCCTCGACGAACTGTCCTGGCGCGGACTGATCGCGCAGTCCACCGACCTCGATGCGCTGCGGAAGGATCTGGACGCCGGTCCGCTCACCCTCTACGGCGGTTTCGACCCGACCGCGGAGAGCCTGCACGCCGGTCACCTCGTCCAGCTGCTGACGCTGGCGCGGTTCCAGCGGGCCGGTCACCGCCCGATCGTGCTGGGCGGCGGGGCCACCGGGCAGATCGGCGACCCGCGGGACGTCGGCGAGCGGACCATGGTGAGCCGGGAGGTCACGGCCGCCCGGCTGGAGAAGATCCGGGTGCAGCTCGAGAAGTTCGTGACCTTCGACGATTCGCCGACCGGTGCGGTCATCGAGAACAACCTGAACTGGTTCAAGGACTTCTCCGCGCTCGACTTCCTGCGCGACGTCGGCAAGCACTTCTCGGTCAACGTCATGCTGGCCCGGGAGACGGTCAAGCGGCGCCTGGCCACCGACGGCATCTCCTACACCGAGTTCAGCTACCTGCTCCTGCAGTCCTACGACTACCTGCAGCTGCACCGGCAGTACGGGACGAAGCTGCAGATCGGCGGCTCCGACCAGTGGGGCAACATCGTCGGCGGGGTGGACTACATCCGCAAGGTCGACGGGGCCGCCGTGCACGCGCTGACCACGCCGCTGGTGACCGACTCGGAGGGGCGCAAGTTCGGAAAGTCCACCGGCGGCGGAAACCTCTGGCTCGACCCGGAGATGACCTCCCCGTACGCGTGGTTCCAGTACTTCGTCAACGTCGCGGACGCCGAGGTCGTGCCCTACCTGCGCATGCTCACGTTCGTCCCGCGCGAGGAGATCGACGAGATCGCCCAGCTGACCCAGGAGAAGCCGCACCTGCGCGCCGGCCAGCGCCGGCTCGCCGAGGAGCTGACCACCCTGGTGCACGGCGAGGAGCAGACGCGCCAGGTGATCAACGCCAGCCAGGCCCTGTTCGGCCGGGGAGAACTGACCGAGCTGGACGCGCGCACCCTCGAGTCGGTCATGGGCGAGGTGCCCACCGGCGAGGTGCGCCTGGCCGACGACCCCACCATCGTCGACCTGCTCGTCGCCACCGGTCTCGTCGACAGCAAGGGCGCGGCCCGGCGCACGGTGAAGGAGGGCGGTGCGTACGTGAACAACGCGAAGATCGCCGACGAGGAGTGGCGGCCGGAGCGGACCGACGCGCTGCACGGGACGTGGCTGGTCGTGCGCCGCGGCAAGCGGAACACCGCCGGCGTCCGATTGCTGGCCTGA